A portion of the Algimonas porphyrae genome contains these proteins:
- the obgE gene encoding GTPase ObgE has translation MKFLDQAKIFLSSGNGGAGCVSFRREKYIAFGGPNGGDGGRGGHVYVEATQDLNTLIDYRYRQHFKAGTGTHGMGRDRTGAAGEDQIIRVPIGTQVIDAETDEVLVDLTEDGQKVMLAQGGNGGWGNTRFKSSTNQSPRNANPGEPGEERWVWLRLKVIADAGLVGLPNAGKSTFLAAVSAAKPKQADYPFTTLHPHLGVVDLGPGERFVLADLPGLIEGAAEGAGLGHRFLGHVERCAAIIHLVDATAEDPTGHYRVIRSELSAYGEGLIDKPEIVVLTKCEAIDQKALETAQADLEAECGQTVFLISSVARQGLKPLLSAVYQYVDARRTAERAPEVDESEGWSPV, from the coding sequence ATGAAATTTCTCGATCAAGCCAAAATCTTTCTGAGTTCCGGCAATGGCGGCGCAGGCTGCGTGTCGTTCCGACGCGAGAAATATATCGCATTCGGCGGACCGAATGGCGGTGACGGTGGTCGCGGCGGACATGTCTATGTCGAAGCGACACAGGATCTGAACACGCTGATCGACTATCGTTATCGTCAGCATTTCAAAGCCGGTACAGGTACGCACGGTATGGGGCGTGACCGGACCGGTGCCGCCGGCGAGGACCAGATCATCCGCGTTCCCATCGGCACACAGGTGATCGATGCGGAAACGGACGAGGTTCTGGTCGATCTCACCGAGGACGGTCAGAAAGTCATGCTGGCCCAAGGCGGCAATGGCGGCTGGGGCAATACACGGTTCAAATCATCGACCAATCAGTCGCCGCGTAATGCCAATCCCGGCGAACCCGGCGAAGAACGGTGGGTGTGGTTACGCCTGAAAGTCATTGCCGATGCGGGTCTGGTGGGCTTGCCCAATGCCGGCAAATCGACCTTTCTGGCCGCGGTCTCGGCTGCCAAACCGAAACAGGCCGACTATCCCTTCACAACCTTGCATCCGCATCTGGGCGTCGTCGATCTGGGACCGGGGGAGCGCTTCGTTCTGGCCGACTTGCCGGGACTGATCGAGGGCGCAGCTGAAGGAGCCGGCCTCGGGCATCGCTTTCTCGGTCATGTGGAGCGCTGCGCGGCCATCATTCATCTGGTCGATGCAACTGCCGAAGACCCGACCGGACATTACCGTGTGATCCGCTCTGAGCTCTCAGCCTATGGCGAAGGTCTCATCGACAAGCCTGAAATCGTTGTTCTGACCAAGTGCGAAGCCATCGATCAGAAGGCTCTAGAGACCGCGCAAGCCGATCTTGAAGCCGAATGTGGCCAGACTGTTTTCCTGATTTCGTCTGTCGCCAGGCAGGGGCTTAAGCCCTTGCTGTCTGCCGTCTATCAATATGTCGATGCCCGGCGAACGGCGGAACGCGCCCCGGAAGTCGACGAATCCGAGGGCTGGTCCCCTGTATGA
- a CDS encoding GNAT family N-acetyltransferase, producing MRDIVHTERLTLRTPELRDGPALAKHFSDFDVVKMTGTIPFPYLSPAADFWIFRTRARQRRGLAQSYMMETRSGDVIGNISLFRSSPEDDYEVGYHIGRDWWGLGYATEACHTVLSEAKSTGHTHIVAGVYDDNPASQRLLAKFGFTQTGTDNIWCMARGERVSGRRYALDLSQFTPMSARHVSTFQVG from the coding sequence ATGCGTGACATCGTTCATACGGAACGCCTGACCCTGCGAACGCCTGAACTCCGGGATGGCCCGGCTCTGGCTAAGCATTTCAGCGACTTCGACGTTGTGAAGATGACAGGCACGATCCCCTTCCCTTATCTGTCGCCCGCCGCGGATTTCTGGATTTTCCGCACGCGGGCGCGGCAGCGGCGTGGGCTGGCGCAAAGCTATATGATGGAGACGCGTTCAGGCGACGTGATCGGCAATATTTCTCTCTTCCGGTCTTCGCCAGAGGATGATTACGAAGTCGGCTACCATATTGGGCGTGACTGGTGGGGCTTGGGCTATGCGACGGAAGCTTGCCACACTGTTCTGAGCGAGGCGAAATCGACCGGGCACACACATATCGTTGCAGGCGTCTATGACGACAACCCCGCGAGCCAGCGATTGCTCGCCAAGTTCGGATTCACGCAGACCGGGACAGACAATATCTGGTGCATGGCCCGGGGAGAACGAGTGAGCGGACGTCGTTACGCTCTTGATCTTTCACAGTTCACACCCATGTCAGCCCGTCACGTATCCACTTTTCAGGTGGGTTGA
- the rpmA gene encoding 50S ribosomal protein L27, with amino-acid sequence MAHKKAGGSSNNGRDSAGRRLGVKKFGGEAVIPGNIIIRQRGTKYYPGTNVGMGKDHTLYALEGGRVTFATKRNKRTYVSVEPMAEAAE; translated from the coding sequence ATGGCACATAAAAAAGCAGGCGGCTCGTCCAATAACGGCCGCGATTCCGCTGGCCGCCGCCTTGGCGTCAAGAAATTCGGCGGCGAGGCCGTCATTCCCGGCAACATCATCATTCGCCAACGGGGTACGAAATACTATCCCGGCACGAATGTCGGTATGGGCAAAGACCATACACTCTATGCGCTAGAAGGCGGCCGCGTGACGTTTGCGACCAAACGCAACAAGCGCACCTATGTGTCCGTCGAACCGATGGCCGAGGCCGCAGAGTAG
- the rplU gene encoding 50S ribosomal protein L21, translated as MFAVIKTGGKQYKVAKDDIIVVEKLDAEEGKAVTFGDVLMHGADGDVKVGAPMVDGASVTGEIIEQRKGDKVIVFKKKRRQNYRRKRGHRQLETVVRITGIEG; from the coding sequence ATGTTCGCAGTCATCAAAACCGGCGGCAAGCAGTACAAGGTTGCCAAAGACGACATCATCGTCGTTGAAAAACTCGATGCCGAAGAAGGCAAAGCCGTCACATTTGGCGATGTGCTGATGCACGGCGCAGATGGTGACGTTAAAGTCGGCGCGCCTATGGTCGACGGAGCGTCCGTGACCGGCGAAATCATCGAGCAGCGCAAAGGTGACAAAGTCATCGTGTTCAAGAAAAAGCGCCGTCAGAACTATCGCCGCAAACGCGGCCATCGTCAGCTGGAAACAGTTGTCCGCATTACAGGTATCGAGGGCTAG